The following proteins come from a genomic window of Maniola hyperantus chromosome 8, iAphHyp1.2, whole genome shotgun sequence:
- the LOC117984574 gene encoding uncharacterized protein, with amino-acid sequence MADGVGYKVASKADLEKIPIQSPDSMRDDATYTVSSDPEELEVEPPRKRLRRLRNKLIVDKTTTLNKSYMRERVADTRVELRCQTVLDDAINIRPRVHGDMLLSRPVSKFGNALGAMVARRLARDLGRTPVADSHVEEILSRRPVHQQPEEIMQAEPSVADKTVQEITASVMQDISNVGRSARNVQEVPDISDLPTQKLTTVSQQERASQTGESQRKTRSQRISSIHISAAGADKENIPAAANIQEPITDIPTITLPTDEAGQQANVEYLTSMLHDAGLAEQQQRPPSIEPTPTQRQSRRIRHSEGSETPLGSLDRTKVSLGDTQKTTDSKRFLDDHWGVQGTMLKIFHCVASGITPVTVEELVRIGPVMESRQRITAARCFSSILKLTTHGFIKVTKNKETNAIKNIELGPRITKNR; translated from the exons ATGGCGGATGGGGTTGGCTATAAAGTGGCATCCAAGGCTGATCTGGAAAAGATACCAATTCAATCTCCAGATTCAATGCGAGATGACGCTACTTACACAGTTAGTTCAGACCCTGAG GAACTGGAAGTGGAGCCGCCGCGAAAGAGACTGCGTAGACTGAGGAATAAGCTGATAGTCGACAAGACCACCACACTGAACAAAAGCTACATGCGCGAGCGCGTTGCTGATACCCGTGTGGAGCTGCGTTGCCAG ACAGTGCTAGATGATGCAATAAACATCCGCCCTCGGGTACACGGAGACATGTTGCTGAGCCGGCCTGTATCCAAGTTTGGCAATGCGTTGGGCGCAATGGTTGCCAGGCGTTTGGCCAGGGACCTTGGCAGGACACCGGTAGCCGACAGCCACGTCGAG GAAATCTTGTCACGAAGACCTGTCCACCAACAACCAGAAGAAATAATGCAAGCAGAGCCGTCAGTTGCCGACAAAACAGTTCAGGAGATAACAGCGTCTGTCATGCAAGACATATCAAACGTAGGCAGGAGCGCACGCAACGTGCAGGAAGTACCAGACATATCCGACTTGCCCACGCAAAAACTGACGACCGTCTCGCAGCAGGAACGGGCCAGTCAGACTGGAGAGTCG CAAAGAAAGACCCGCTCTCAAAGAATCTCCTCCATACACATTTCCGCTGCAG gaGCTGACAAGGAAAATATTCCCGCCGCTGCGAATATTCAAGAACCAATAACTG ATATCCCTACTATAACACTGCCAACCGACGAAGCGGGCCAACAGGCCAACGTGGAGTATCTAACTTCCATGCTACATGATGCCGGCCTGGCCGAGCAGCAGCAGAGGCCGCCGAGCATCGAACCCACGCCCACGCAGAGACAGTCGAGAAGAATTAGACACAGCGAGGGCTCGGAGACGCCCCTGGGGAGTCTCGATAGAACGAAAGTATCTTTGGGCGATACTCAGAAGACAACCGACTCGAAGAGATTCCTTGA TGATCATTGGGGAGTTCAAGGGACAATGTTAAAAATATTCCACTGTGTAGCTTCGGGCATCACCCCCGTCACAGTGGAGGAGCTGGTGCGCATAGGACCAGTGATGGAATCGCGTCAACGAATCACTGCGGCGCGTTGCTTCTCCTCGATATTGA aaCTTACAACCCATGGGTTTATAAAAGTTACTAAGAATAAAGAAACAAACGCAATAAAGAACATAGAACTTGGACCAAGAATTACTAAAAACCGATAg